One genomic window of Thalassolituus hydrocarboniclasticus includes the following:
- the rfbD gene encoding dTDP-4-dehydrorhamnose reductase has product MTPVNVLLTGAGGQLGRSLQASCPDWVRLRACDHQALDICDDNALRQACDGQQLVINCAAFTAVDQAETQAEKAYRINAQAVAVLAEICRQQGARLLHLSTDYVFSAGGNTALTPEAETGPLNIYGQSKLAGEQQADSILNDDLLVIRSAWLYSHYGHNFLRTMLKLMQSGRDLQVVNDQYGSPTSAAELAEVIWQSAWLLYNGQLQGIYHWAGSGVASWYEFACEIQRLALSLGLLTQAVRITPLSSVAYAANNPAILAQRPAFSALDPAALNARLQRQPVCWRESLQRSLVVF; this is encoded by the coding sequence ATGACGCCGGTTAACGTATTACTGACCGGCGCAGGCGGCCAGCTGGGCCGGAGTCTGCAGGCAAGCTGCCCGGATTGGGTCAGACTGCGCGCCTGCGATCATCAGGCACTGGATATCTGCGACGACAACGCATTACGCCAGGCTTGTGACGGACAGCAGCTGGTGATTAACTGCGCCGCGTTTACCGCTGTCGATCAGGCAGAAACTCAGGCAGAAAAAGCGTATCGCATAAATGCTCAGGCTGTTGCGGTACTGGCAGAAATTTGTCGTCAGCAGGGCGCGCGTTTACTGCATCTTTCCACCGATTATGTGTTTTCCGCAGGCGGCAATACAGCGCTGACGCCCGAGGCTGAAACCGGCCCGCTGAATATTTATGGTCAGTCTAAATTGGCCGGTGAGCAACAGGCGGACAGTATTTTAAACGATGATCTGCTGGTTATCCGCAGCGCCTGGCTGTACAGCCATTATGGCCATAATTTTTTACGTACCATGCTCAAATTAATGCAGTCCGGTCGTGATCTGCAGGTGGTTAATGACCAGTACGGCTCACCGACTTCCGCAGCAGAGCTGGCTGAGGTTATCTGGCAGTCGGCGTGGCTGCTGTATAACGGGCAATTACAGGGTATTTATCATTGGGCGGGCAGCGGTGTTGCCAGCTGGTATGAATTTGCCTGTGAAATACAGCGGCTGGCGCTTAGCCTTGGGCTGTTAACACAAGCGGTCAGAATTACTCCGCTCAGCAGTGTTGCCTATGCTGCAAATAATCCGGCGATTCTCGCTCAACGTCCGGCGTTTAGCGCGCTTGATCCGGCGGCATTAAATGCCCGGCTGCAACGTCAACCTGTCTGCTGGCGAGAAAGTCTGCAGCGTAGTCTGGTCGTTTTCTGA
- a CDS encoding alpha-2-macroglobulin family protein — translation MISPRLALAAIFTSALLLAGCSDNDTGTQPSAVSSTATEPGSQSADRSESSAAATDNHGPADNNSTGQVAESNGSSANGKAEPAAATLSTAQLYAGVPLQVADISEQTYDDGSAIGITFSVPLDGSKNFQGYLLVERELDNSKREPVNGGWVLSDDGRTAYFESVEPDSRYWVTVDAGIRAINGETLHKPSRGDVKFGSLSASLAFASNGHFLPLNLHTGLPLYALNVSEANVAFHRVNPDKLVRLVNWKNRGQSESYYRLDELPQFSDLVHEGRFTLPAERNKRRQINLPLQDIPALREPGVYLAVMARPGQYDNQLAVTYFMVTDIGVHIRNYGNGFDVYLNTLGSPEPVEGAQVQLLNSNGSVAFEASSSAAGRVSVRRKIDYGQVLVVRKDESVSLVNLNTPALDLSDFRLADRPYNSAELFIYAPRDIYRGGETATFSALLRDDDGKSVNSRPLKGRIIRPDGQKVKDINWQPAAGGYYQYEYPLAADAQTGNWRLEVEGVSKNRVVYQFKVEDFMPERLKLTFNPGQNTTRYFTSRERLNIPVLGEYLYGAPAAGNRFDASIRVSPLAHPFEQWPDFHFGNVRETDWNQQFIENGAVLDKDGKITLQIDSRWDGAKSPLAVTVTGSLFESGGRPVVRRHVARVLPGNALVGIRPLFGDRAARNSQAEFELVKTNAKGEKLAADNLQVRLINQNRRYHWRYSSNRGWYVETSEREFSELTLTRSITAGNTEKVSVPVSFGSYRLEITDKSTGLISSMTFDAGEDWYWYWEDAQDAEQGARPDKVVLALDKAAYAAGDVAQLKIVPPAAGETLVLIESNQLLWSARVTTPAEGATLDIPVDESWNRHDIYISALHLQPADNKQRITPTRSVGLMHLKLDREPRRLNIALDAPKKWTPNQRVVTEVTVSDSNGGAVNSAWVTLAAVDVGVLSITDFKTPDPFAWFFSPRRYLVDMYDMYSHLIGLNNNRMATQRFGGDAPELSRGGKKARAEVQIVSLFSGQVAVKNGVARIPLQLPDFNGRLRLMALAFDDERFGSLEQEVTVAAPVVTQLSLPRFVAVGDETSVALDVTNLSGEQQVLNLQFSLSGPAVVRDNTPLTQQLTLADGEKHTLLLPLRSEFPAGQIDIGLQLTGAGDYSLTQSWKLNSRAAHPALTKKKQMVLQPGERLVLDGSEMDGWIPQSLEALLSVNNRVNLNPRSQLEYLLRYPYGCLEQSLSSTYPWIYATPDQLSDLGLKNSSGRKRESALASGMDRIVKRQMNHGGYGLWSNHDDYEQHWLTAYAGDFLTDAQDEGVRIDADVLRKTLSRLQEYLRGRGNFSERWNDRPELYRQIYQSYAAYVLARHKKASLSDIRRLAGEARLDLPALPLLHLALAAKLQGDQQLSDQLMEKLKTVQREENYYLGDYGSRVRDTAQVVRLLLQYRQQQSFALSRAEALARMLERRTYLSTQERNAVFMAAVQLDRVPGDEWSGELSMGSVLKTLQQAGEFNLLESGSSLRDGVTLSNTSSDPLFATLMYQGHSKLAPPAESNGVSIQRRYFTTDGQAIIADDGALRMKVGELMLVQLEVKADKRRPDLLLVDLLPAGLELENQNLSASIKLDEINIDTQPVAEWQRRSRISHQEYRDDRYVAAIDANSYSTTRVFYLVRAVTPGNYQVPVPLVEDMYDPETRALGTTPDILFVTQP, via the coding sequence GACAGCCGCTATTGGGTAACCGTTGATGCCGGTATCCGCGCGATCAATGGTGAAACCCTGCACAAGCCCAGCCGTGGTGATGTGAAATTCGGCTCGCTGAGTGCCAGCCTCGCTTTTGCCAGTAATGGCCATTTCTTACCATTAAATCTGCATACCGGTCTGCCACTGTATGCCTTAAACGTCAGCGAAGCCAATGTGGCTTTTCACCGGGTTAATCCGGATAAACTGGTGCGTCTGGTTAACTGGAAAAACCGTGGCCAGAGCGAAAGCTATTACCGTCTGGATGAATTGCCACAGTTTTCCGATTTAGTGCACGAAGGCCGCTTTACCTTGCCTGCCGAGCGTAACAAGCGCCGCCAGATTAATTTACCGCTGCAGGACATTCCGGCGCTGCGTGAACCGGGTGTTTATCTGGCGGTGATGGCCCGTCCCGGACAGTACGATAACCAGCTTGCCGTTACCTATTTTATGGTTACCGATATCGGCGTGCATATCCGCAATTACGGCAACGGCTTTGATGTTTATCTGAATACCCTGGGCAGCCCGGAGCCGGTCGAAGGCGCGCAGGTTCAGCTGTTAAACAGCAACGGCAGTGTTGCCTTTGAAGCAAGCAGCAGTGCTGCAGGACGTGTCAGCGTACGCCGTAAAATTGATTACGGCCAGGTGCTGGTGGTGCGTAAAGATGAATCCGTCAGTCTGGTGAATTTAAATACTCCGGCGCTTGACCTGTCCGATTTCCGTCTGGCCGACCGTCCGTATAACAGTGCCGAACTCTTTATTTATGCACCGCGCGATATTTACCGTGGCGGCGAGACTGCCACCTTCAGCGCTTTGTTGCGTGACGATGATGGCAAGAGTGTTAATTCACGGCCATTAAAAGGCCGCATCATCCGCCCGGATGGTCAGAAAGTTAAAGACATCAACTGGCAGCCGGCAGCCGGTGGTTATTACCAGTATGAATATCCGCTGGCCGCCGATGCCCAGACCGGTAACTGGCGTTTAGAAGTTGAAGGCGTGAGTAAAAACCGCGTGGTGTATCAGTTTAAAGTCGAAGACTTTATGCCTGAGCGTCTGAAGCTGACCTTTAATCCGGGGCAGAATACCACCCGTTACTTCACCAGCCGTGAGCGTCTGAATATTCCGGTACTGGGCGAATATTTATACGGTGCACCGGCGGCGGGTAACCGTTTTGATGCCAGCATCCGTGTATCACCATTGGCGCATCCTTTTGAACAGTGGCCGGATTTCCATTTTGGCAATGTACGTGAAACCGACTGGAATCAGCAGTTTATTGAAAACGGTGCGGTTCTGGATAAAGACGGCAAAATCACCCTGCAAATTGATTCCCGCTGGGACGGTGCCAAATCGCCACTGGCCGTTACCGTGACCGGCAGTCTGTTTGAATCCGGTGGTCGCCCGGTGGTGCGCCGTCATGTTGCCCGCGTATTACCCGGCAATGCACTGGTTGGTATCCGCCCGCTGTTTGGTGACCGTGCAGCACGTAATTCACAGGCCGAATTTGAACTGGTTAAAACCAACGCCAAGGGTGAAAAACTGGCGGCCGATAATCTGCAGGTACGGTTAATTAATCAGAATCGCCGTTACCACTGGCGCTATTCCAGCAACCGCGGCTGGTATGTGGAAACCAGCGAACGTGAATTCAGTGAACTGACACTGACACGCAGCATCACGGCCGGTAATACCGAAAAAGTATCGGTGCCGGTCAGCTTTGGCAGCTATCGTCTGGAAATTACCGATAAAAGCACCGGTTTAATCAGCAGCATGACCTTTGATGCCGGTGAAGACTGGTACTGGTATTGGGAAGATGCTCAGGATGCCGAACAGGGCGCACGCCCGGACAAAGTTGTACTGGCGCTGGATAAAGCTGCGTATGCTGCCGGTGATGTCGCACAACTGAAAATTGTACCGCCAGCGGCCGGTGAAACCCTGGTGCTGATTGAAAGTAATCAGCTGTTGTGGAGTGCCCGGGTGACGACGCCAGCGGAAGGAGCCACGCTGGATATTCCGGTCGATGAATCCTGGAACCGTCACGATATTTATATCAGCGCACTGCATTTACAACCGGCCGATAATAAACAGCGCATTACCCCGACCCGTTCGGTGGGGCTGATGCATCTGAAACTGGATCGTGAACCACGTCGTCTGAATATTGCCCTCGATGCCCCGAAAAAGTGGACGCCGAATCAGCGTGTCGTCACCGAAGTGACAGTCAGCGACAGTAACGGCGGTGCCGTTAACAGCGCCTGGGTAACCCTGGCGGCGGTGGATGTTGGTGTGCTGTCGATTACCGATTTTAAAACCCCCGATCCTTTTGCCTGGTTCTTCAGCCCGCGCCGTTATCTGGTGGATATGTACGATATGTACAGCCATTTAATTGGTCTGAATAACAACCGCATGGCGACTCAGCGTTTTGGTGGTGATGCGCCGGAATTAAGCCGTGGCGGTAAAAAAGCCCGCGCCGAAGTACAGATCGTATCGCTGTTTTCCGGTCAGGTGGCGGTGAAAAATGGCGTTGCCCGCATTCCGCTGCAATTACCCGATTTTAATGGTCGTCTGCGCTTAATGGCGCTGGCCTTTGATGACGAACGTTTCGGCAGTCTGGAGCAGGAAGTCACGGTCGCAGCGCCGGTGGTTACACAACTGTCGTTGCCGCGTTTTGTCGCTGTGGGTGATGAGACCAGCGTGGCGCTGGACGTTACCAATTTAAGTGGTGAGCAGCAGGTATTAAATCTGCAATTCAGCCTCAGTGGCCCGGCCGTCGTGCGTGATAACACACCATTAACCCAGCAGCTGACGCTGGCCGATGGTGAAAAACACACCCTGTTATTACCTCTGCGTTCAGAGTTTCCGGCCGGGCAGATTGACATTGGCCTGCAGTTAACCGGTGCCGGTGATTACTCACTGACCCAGAGCTGGAAACTGAACAGCCGTGCCGCCCATCCGGCGCTGACCAAAAAGAAACAGATGGTGCTGCAGCCGGGCGAACGTCTGGTGCTGGATGGCAGCGAGATGGACGGCTGGATTCCGCAGTCACTGGAAGCATTGCTCAGTGTGAATAACCGCGTGAATTTAAATCCGCGCAGTCAGCTCGAATATCTGTTGCGCTATCCGTATGGCTGTCTGGAGCAATCGTTAAGTTCCACTTATCCGTGGATTTATGCAACACCTGACCAGCTGTCGGATCTGGGTCTTAAAAACAGTAGCGGTCGTAAGCGTGAAAGCGCGCTGGCCAGCGGTATGGATCGTATTGTTAAGCGCCAGATGAATCATGGCGGCTATGGCTTATGGTCAAACCACGACGATTATGAACAGCACTGGTTAACCGCTTATGCCGGTGATTTCCTCACCGACGCCCAGGATGAAGGTGTACGTATTGATGCCGATGTACTGCGTAAAACCCTGAGCCGTTTACAGGAATATCTGCGTGGCCGCGGTAATTTCAGCGAACGCTGGAATGACCGTCCGGAACTTTACCGTCAGATTTATCAGAGCTATGCCGCCTATGTTCTGGCGCGGCATAAAAAAGCATCGCTGAGTGATATCCGTCGCCTGGCGGGTGAGGCGCGTCTGGATTTACCGGCCCTGCCATTACTGCATCTGGCACTGGCGGCGAAATTACAGGGCGACCAGCAGCTGTCTGATCAGTTAATGGAAAAACTGAAAACCGTGCAGCGTGAAGAAAATTATTACCTCGGTGATTACGGCTCACGCGTGCGTGATACCGCACAGGTTGTGCGCCTGTTACTGCAGTACCGCCAGCAGCAGAGTTTTGCGCTCAGCCGTGCTGAAGCGCTGGCACGTATGCTGGAGCGCCGTACCTATCTGAGCACCCAGGAACGTAATGCCGTCTTTATGGCGGCGGTGCAGCTGGATCGTGTGCCGGGTGATGAGTGGAGTGGTGAACTGAGCATGGGCAGCGTATTAAAAACCCTGCAGCAGGCCGGTGAATTTAACCTGCTGGAAAGTGGCAGCAGTCTGCGTGATGGCGTAACCCTGAGCAATACCAGCAGCGATCCGTTATTCGCCACACTGATGTATCAGGGCCACAGCAAACTGGCACCGCCGGCAGAAAGTAATGGTGTGAGTATTCAGCGCCGTTATTTCACCACCGATGGTCAGGCAATTATTGCGGATGACGGTGCACTGCGCATGAAAGTCGGTGAGCTGATGCTGGTGCAGCTGGAAGTAAAAGCCGATAAACGCCGTCCGGATTTATTGCTGGTGGATTTATTACCGGCCGGTCTGGAGCTGGAAAATCAGAACTTAAGCGCATCGATCAAGCTGGATGAAATCAATATCGATACTCAGCCGGTGGCCGAATGGCAGCGCCGTTCGCGTATTTCTCATCAGGAATACCGTGACGACCGTTATGTCGCCGCCATTGATGCCAATTCTTACAGCACCACCCGGGTATTTTATCTGGTGCGGGCGGTAACGCCGGGTAATTATCAGGTGCCGGTGCCGCTGGTTGAAGATATGTACGACCCGGAAACCCGTGCGCTGGGTACCACGCCGGATATTCTGTTTGTTACTCAGCCCTGA
- the dapD gene encoding 2,3,4,5-tetrahydropyridine-2,6-dicarboxylate N-succinyltransferase has translation MTNAFALAIGVGTKNSKGDWLEVFYPQPLLNPAAALIDAAKSALGYEEGNVALDVDGGELEAFAAALDSADPLQAALARACTESEKPVVVTILAADEQASSTPEVYLKLHLLSHRLVKPHGLNLAGIFGLLPNVAWTNKGAVDLDELPAAQLEARLNGDLLSVNSVDKFPRMTDYVVPKGVRIAHTARVRLGAYIGEGTTIMHEGFVNFNAGTMGVSMVEGRISAGVVVGDGSDLGGGCSTMGTLSGGGNIIISVGEKCLLGANAGIGIPLGDRCTVEAGLYVTAGTKIQVLDDQKNVVEVVKGRDLAGKSDLLFRRDSITGAVQCVTNKSAIQLNEELHANN, from the coding sequence ATGACAAACGCATTTGCCCTGGCCATTGGTGTCGGCACCAAAAACAGCAAAGGTGACTGGCTCGAAGTATTTTACCCGCAGCCACTGCTGAACCCGGCCGCCGCCCTGATTGACGCCGCCAAAAGCGCTCTGGGCTATGAAGAAGGCAACGTTGCCCTGGATGTTGACGGTGGCGAACTGGAAGCCTTTGCTGCAGCACTCGACAGCGCCGATCCGCTGCAGGCTGCCCTGGCCCGCGCCTGTACCGAAAGCGAAAAGCCGGTTGTGGTGACTATTCTGGCCGCCGATGAACAGGCCTCTTCTACCCCAGAGGTTTACCTCAAGCTGCACCTGCTGTCTCACCGTCTGGTAAAACCACACGGTCTGAATCTGGCCGGTATCTTCGGCCTGCTGCCCAACGTTGCCTGGACCAATAAAGGCGCAGTCGATCTGGATGAGCTGCCAGCTGCACAACTGGAAGCCCGCCTGAACGGCGACCTGCTGAGCGTCAACAGCGTGGATAAATTCCCGCGCATGACCGATTACGTGGTACCGAAAGGCGTGCGTATTGCACACACCGCACGCGTGCGTCTGGGCGCTTACATCGGCGAAGGCACCACCATCATGCACGAAGGCTTTGTTAACTTTAACGCCGGTACTATGGGCGTTTCTATGGTTGAAGGCCGCATCTCTGCCGGCGTTGTGGTCGGTGACGGTTCTGATCTGGGCGGTGGCTGCTCCACCATGGGCACCCTGTCTGGCGGCGGTAACATCATTATTTCTGTCGGTGAAAAATGCCTGCTCGGCGCCAACGCCGGTATCGGTATCCCGCTGGGTGACCGCTGCACCGTTGAAGCCGGTCTGTACGTCACCGCCGGTACCAAAATTCAGGTACTGGACGATCAGAAAAACGTGGTTGAAGTGGTTAAAGGCCGTGATCTGGCCGGTAAATCCGACCTGCTGTTCCGTCGTGATTCCATCACCGGTGCCGTTCAGTGCGTGACCAACAAGAGCGCCATTCAGCTCAACGAAGAACTGCACGCCAACAACTGA
- the pbpC gene encoding penicillin-binding protein 1C, with product MSNIPANRAAFNAARFFRLPQNRATRFVLLLAVFCLLLKSADWLWPLAVPDPQRQTEGAQNDFAQLVVDRHERPLRAFADSNGVWRYPVELSEVSPFYKEALLNYEDRWFYYHPGINPFALLRATWQNWRCGCVVSGGSTISMQVARRFHPHSRSIGGKLEQALRALQLEWHYSKDEIFTLYLNYAPMGGVIEGVGAASRLYLDKPALGLSLAESALLAVLPQAPSRLRPDRHPQRALNARNKVLQRMLEFGVITQADYQQALLEPVLAYQPHTPQLAPLLARELRRQNADKSLIKTTLDADLQYEIEDYLAQEIQRFPPSHSAAILVLDNASHEVRAYAGSADFSDDSRFGHVDMVQAQRSPGSTLKPFIYGLAIEDGLIHSASLLRDVPRYFTDYQPENFTRHFSGPVSATEALRQSLNLPVVQVLEAVTPERFAAALANAGARYRIPGDGKANLSMALGGGGLSLAQLVQLYSALANGGQVWPLRYLNGELPSVAGSRWLFSAETAWVLNDMLRSPRPDRARSYALQDNDRSIAWKTGTSYGFRDAWAVGVTPAYTIGVWFGRPDGTPSPGHYGALSALPVLFQLFDRIEHKPELLPQPEQVSQETICWPLGKSAAETAADQCFQTHKAWLVRRQLPPTLRDERSDGLWRNPLTYWTSERGLLVDGSCDVPARTAHQLALWPRPLEHWLPASQRLRNRLPAVDPRCSEPPALALEPLQITGIQDGLILRSSRTRAGGSAALPEISLHAQGGLGPRDWYVNGLHVGSSGEAETLSYRFSVTGEQEVVVMDAQGELDRRTLQVE from the coding sequence GTGAGTAACATACCCGCCAACCGTGCCGCGTTTAACGCGGCACGTTTTTTCCGCCTGCCACAGAACAGAGCCACCCGATTTGTGCTGTTGCTGGCAGTTTTTTGCCTGCTGTTAAAAAGTGCCGATTGGTTATGGCCACTGGCCGTACCCGATCCGCAACGCCAGACAGAAGGCGCGCAGAATGATTTTGCCCAGCTGGTGGTTGATCGCCATGAACGGCCGTTGCGTGCCTTTGCCGACAGCAATGGCGTCTGGCGTTATCCGGTAGAGCTGAGCGAAGTCTCGCCTTTTTATAAAGAGGCATTACTGAATTACGAAGACCGCTGGTTTTATTATCACCCCGGAATCAATCCTTTTGCGCTGCTGCGGGCTACCTGGCAAAACTGGCGCTGCGGTTGTGTGGTATCCGGTGGTTCGACCATCTCGATGCAGGTGGCGCGACGTTTTCACCCGCACTCACGTTCCATCGGCGGTAAGCTGGAACAGGCCTTGCGGGCATTACAGCTGGAGTGGCATTACAGCAAAGATGAAATATTCACCCTGTATTTAAATTACGCGCCCATGGGCGGTGTGATTGAAGGGGTGGGGGCGGCCAGCCGCTTGTATCTGGATAAACCGGCGCTCGGTTTATCGCTGGCCGAGTCGGCATTATTGGCCGTATTGCCGCAGGCACCGTCGCGTTTGCGCCCGGATCGTCACCCTCAGCGTGCATTAAACGCACGTAATAAAGTGCTGCAGCGGATGCTGGAATTTGGCGTGATTACCCAGGCCGATTATCAGCAGGCGTTGCTGGAACCTGTGCTGGCTTATCAGCCGCATACACCGCAGCTGGCACCGTTACTGGCGCGGGAATTACGCCGGCAAAATGCCGATAAAAGCCTGATTAAAACCACGCTGGATGCCGATCTACAGTACGAGATAGAAGATTATCTGGCACAGGAAATTCAGCGTTTTCCGCCCAGTCATTCCGCCGCCATTCTGGTGCTGGATAATGCCAGCCACGAAGTCCGGGCTTATGCCGGTTCAGCGGATTTTTCCGACGATTCACGCTTCGGCCATGTCGATATGGTGCAGGCGCAGCGCTCGCCGGGGTCAACCTTAAAACCTTTTATTTATGGTCTGGCGATAGAAGACGGGCTGATTCACTCCGCCAGTTTATTGCGCGATGTACCACGCTATTTTACCGATTATCAGCCGGAAAATTTTACCCGCCATTTTTCCGGCCCGGTGTCGGCCACCGAAGCGTTACGGCAGTCACTTAATTTACCGGTGGTGCAGGTGCTGGAGGCCGTTACTCCGGAGCGCTTTGCTGCCGCTCTGGCGAATGCCGGAGCACGTTACCGTATTCCCGGTGATGGTAAAGCCAACCTGAGTATGGCGCTGGGTGGCGGCGGATTATCGCTGGCGCAGCTGGTGCAATTGTATTCTGCACTGGCGAATGGCGGTCAGGTCTGGCCGCTGCGTTATCTGAATGGGGAGTTGCCATCCGTCGCAGGTTCACGCTGGTTATTTTCGGCAGAAACCGCCTGGGTGCTGAATGATATGTTGCGCAGTCCGCGTCCGGACCGTGCGCGCAGTTATGCCCTGCAGGATAACGACCGCAGCATCGCCTGGAAAACCGGCACCAGTTATGGCTTCCGAGATGCCTGGGCGGTGGGTGTGACTCCTGCTTATACCATTGGTGTGTGGTTTGGCCGCCCGGACGGCACGCCATCGCCCGGACATTACGGCGCGCTCAGTGCGCTGCCGGTGCTGTTCCAGTTATTTGACCGCATCGAACATAAACCTGAGCTGTTGCCGCAGCCAGAGCAGGTCAGTCAGGAAACCATTTGCTGGCCGTTGGGCAAGAGCGCCGCCGAAACCGCAGCCGATCAGTGCTTCCAGACTCATAAAGCCTGGCTGGTACGGCGTCAGCTGCCGCCGACCTTACGCGATGAACGCAGCGATGGTTTATGGCGCAACCCGTTAACCTACTGGACCAGCGAGCGCGGCCTGCTGGTTGATGGCAGCTGTGATGTGCCCGCACGCACAGCGCACCAGCTGGCACTCTGGCCACGGCCACTGGAACACTGGCTGCCGGCCAGTCAGCGCCTGCGTAACCGTTTACCCGCCGTTGATCCGCGCTGCAGTGAGCCACCGGCGCTGGCACTCGAACCGCTGCAGATTACCGGTATTCAGGATGGCCTGATTCTGCGCTCCAGCCGTACCCGTGCCGGCGGCAGCGCTGCGCTACCGGAAATCTCGCTGCACGCTCAGGGCGGGCTGGGTCCGCGCGACTGGTATGTGAATGGCCTGCACGTTGGCAGCAGTGGTGAGGCCGAAACCCTCAGTTACCGCTTCAGCGTGACCGGTGAGCAGGAAGTGGTGGTTATGGATGCCCAGGGCGAGCTTGACCGGCGTACACTGCAGGTAGAATAA
- the rfbC gene encoding dTDP-4-dehydrorhamnose 3,5-epimerase, which produces MLTPSSVFNDVYIIEPRAYEDERGFFMETFRQEWLDDLTGGAAFVQDNHSASHQGVLRGLHYQLEQPQGKLVRVVAGRVFDVIVDMRHTSPTFGRWQGFELSADNRHQLWVPPGFAHGFYTLSERAECLYRCTGYFHAQSERILRWDDPDLAIRWPLQGEPKLSEKDARGTSFKQSDYFL; this is translated from the coding sequence ATGCTGACGCCGTCTTCCGTCTTTAACGATGTTTACATTATTGAACCCAGAGCCTATGAAGATGAGCGCGGCTTCTTTATGGAAACCTTCCGTCAGGAATGGCTGGACGATCTGACCGGGGGCGCGGCGTTTGTGCAGGATAATCATTCGGCTTCCCATCAGGGCGTTTTACGCGGACTGCACTATCAGCTGGAACAACCGCAGGGTAAATTAGTGCGCGTGGTGGCAGGCCGTGTGTTTGATGTGATTGTCGACATGCGCCACACCTCACCAACCTTTGGCCGCTGGCAGGGCTTCGAATTATCCGCTGACAACCGCCATCAGTTATGGGTGCCGCCGGGTTTTGCCCATGGCTTTTATACTCTGAGTGAACGGGCCGAATGCCTGTATCGCTGTACCGGTTATTTTCACGCACAAAGCGAACGCATTCTGCGCTGGGATGACCCGGATCTTGCTATCCGCTGGCCGTTACAGGGCGAACCAAAATTGTCTGAAAAAGACGCCCGGGGTACCTCGTTTAAACAGTCTGATTATTTCTTATGA